TGTAAAAGACCATGGGCTTTGCCTTTTATGGTTATCCTTTCACCATCAAAAAAGTCAGATGAGGCCTCAGGAAAAAGACACAAAACATCGATAGACTGGACCATACAAATGGTGCGTTGTGTCAGCCGATGGTTGCACCGTACCCCTTGGATTTTGGTTGGTGATGGCGCCTATGCTTGTATGGCCCTTGCAAAAGTCTGTATAAAAAATGGTGCAACACTCATATCCAGAGTACGAATGGATGCGCAGTTATTTGAATTTCCTGAGGTCAAGCCAGCGGGAAAGCGTGGAAGAAATCAAATTAAAGGACAGCGTATCCGGCTCAAGGAATTACTAGTAGATACTAAGACATGGGATACACTTCAGGTAAAGTGGTATGGTGGTGAACAAAAAACTATTGAGTGCTTAACCTTTGAATGCCTATGGTATCATGCAGGCGTTCCACCAATAAGGCTACGCATAGTGCTTGTTAAAACACCCGATGGTAAGAATGAGGCGGAGACATTTTTCAGCACCAATACGGAAAATTCACCGACACAAATTATTGAGTGGTTTGTTTTACGCTGGAACATTGAAGTTACCTTTGAAGAAACCCGTGCCCACTTAGGCATTGAAACACAGCGTCAGTGGTCAGATAAGGCTATTGCAAGAACTACCCCTCTGCTTATGGGACTACTTTCGATATTGGTACTGGTTGCCATTAAAATGCATGAAACTAAAAAATTGTTAGTGCAAGAAACTACATCATGGTATGACAAAAAGGGCGAGCTCACCTTAGTCGACATTATTACAGCCATAAGAAGATCAATCTGGGTGAAGATGTATTTTTCAATGTCTAAAAATTACGAAAATAATACGGATTCTTTAAAAATAACCGAAAAAACTGCTAACTTATTGATTTATCAACTGGCTTTGGCTGCATAATTGGCTAAAGTCGAGCCTCATTAATTTGCAAAAACAAAAATAGCAACTATATTAAAAACACCATTTAGAAAGGACTATTCAAAATTATTTCAGGAGGCATTTAAGTGCTTCATCTGTTGTTTTGATAGGAATTCATGCTTATTCCGTTTTAACAAAGCCGAAAAAATTAAACGAAAGTATCGCCCTTAGAGTGTAAAAAAAATGTAAAACTGTCTCAACTTAATCATGCCTTAATCTGGATTATTTATTCTGTGAATAACAAAAACTATAGGGGAAGGTGGAGATATGGCGAACCTATTAAATTCAAGTCATGAATT
The sequence above is drawn from the Legionella antarctica genome and encodes:
- a CDS encoding transposase yields the protein MTPEIISVLAAFAPLFTRPTWNNINTLFIGAILCRGARRITSILRVMGLSEVKNFSKYHRVLSRTQWSGLTASKILFGLLITLLPESWPKIVAVDETLERRRGKNIKAKGAYRDAVASSQSRVVICFGLKWECMTLIVPLPWCKRPWALPFMVILSPSKKSDEASGKRHKTSIDWTIQMVRCVSRWLHRTPWILVGDGAYACMALAKVCIKNGATLISRVRMDAQLFEFPEVKPAGKRGRNQIKGQRIRLKELLVDTKTWDTLQVKWYGGEQKTIECLTFECLWYHAGVPPIRLRIVLVKTPDGKNEAETFFSTNTENSPTQIIEWFVLRWNIEVTFEETRAHLGIETQRQWSDKAIARTTPLLMGLLSILVLVAIKMHETKKLLVQETTSWYDKKGELTLVDIITAIRRSIWVKMYFSMSKNYENNTDSLKITEKTANLLIYQLALAA